In Eupeodes corollae chromosome 3, idEupCoro1.1, whole genome shotgun sequence, a single genomic region encodes these proteins:
- the LOC129951553 gene encoding KIF-binding protein yields the protein MVIPKETLTDFKEIYEKAVKLVNEESKNDPPTEPFRSHYTARDLLIGLKENLEKSIADEEANLENQFTYKVILAFVYRDLGRIYVFTEEAPVGEKYLRTCLQGIEEHRMKPEAIISYVGALNELGIVHSNRQESKQAYDVLKKSEDAYHEFKASEQKAMTIIDIFGTKEEVEEGKGVAELESLYTLCTFYMAQVFSHLGELEKSAEYCHQTLRRQLSAKTYEHIDFALNAATLSQYYLGVSMFREARHHLAAATMIMSQHEAKLAADEMNEEQKAAAMENFQHRYADIARCWAKYGLALLLASKERLYSDDEGKLASDVKKLQMSPNMYKFPDLELGAFENCVSADYCLTFEDAKVIYHFVIKWLDLAKEYYTADKEATEYAKIITDYAELYQHMAFFEEDPTNQSRMHKRRATYFEDLLNLLNPTFYLSICRECWYGAGLAYSAMLDIKLDLIKAHSTPSPQEIHKINQICLKAIKHFESFERSHMNKEKTELMPNLTPDEALGVIYAYFYIGRLYYKIINPDRAQMLANIRNSLKYYKMFIAECEEREEAAKALKAEIGVCKEMVSLLPLKINSLCKELNVPV from the exons ATGGTCATCCCCAAAGAAACCCTAACCGACTTCAAAGAAATCTACGAAAAGGCCGTAAAACTTGTAAACGAAGAATCCAAGAACGACCCACCCACCGAACCTTTTCGGTCACATTACACCGCCCGTGACCTGCTCATTGGCCTGAAAGAAAACCTAGAAAAATCCATTGCCGACGAAGaagcaaatttggaaaatcaaTTCACCTACAAGGTCATCCTAGCCTTCGTTTATCGTGATCTCGGACGAATCTATGTTTTTACCGAGGAGGCTCCAGTTGGCGAGAAGTATTTGCGAACATGCCTGCAAGGTATTGAGGAACATCGCATGAAGCCCGAGGCAATAATCTCATATGTTGGAGCCTTGAACGAACTGGGAATCGTCCACTCGAATCGGCAGGAGTCTAAACAAGCATACGACGTGTTGAAGAAATCCGAGGATGCTTACCATGAGTTTAAGGCTTCCGAACAAAAAGCCATGACAATCATTGACATCTTCGGCACAAAAGAGGAAGTCGAAGAAGGCAAGGGTGTTGCTGAGCTCGAGAGTTTGTACACCCTGTGCACTTTTTATATGGCACAAGTCTTCTCGCATCTCGGAGAACTGGAGAAGTCAGCAGAATACTGCCACCAGACTCTGCGGCGGCAACTCTCCGCCAAGACCTACGAGCATATCGATTTTGCCTTAAATGCAGCCACCCTGTCTCAATACTACTTGGGCGTGAGCATGTTCCGAGAGGCCAGACATCATCTGGCCGCAGCAACAATGATTATGTCCCAACATGAGGCCAAGTTGGCCGCCGACGAGATGAATGAAGAACAGAAGGCGGCGGCAATGGAGAATTTCCAGCACAGGTACGCCGACATTGCACGTTGCTGGGCCAAATATGGTCTGGCCCTGTTATTGGCTTCCAAAGAACGTCTGTACAGCGACGATGAGGGAAAGTTAGCTTCTG ATGTGAAAAAGCTTCAAATGAGTCCCAACATGTATAAATTCCCAGATCTTGAGCTGGGTGCCTTCGAGAACTGCGTCTCCGCAGACTATTGTCTGACCTTTGAAGATGCCAAAGTGATCTACCATTTCGTTATCAAGTGGCTTGACTTAGCCAAAGAATACTACACCGCTGATAAGGAAGCCACTGAGTACGCCAAGATAATCACAGACTACGCCGAGCTATACCAACATATGGCGTTTTTCGAAGAGGATCCAACAAACCAGTCCCGCATGCACAAGCGTCGAGCAACCTACTTTGAAGATTTGCTCAACCTTCTCAATCCAACATTCTATTTATCGATTTGCCGAGAATGCTGGTATGGAGCCGGCCTGGCCTACTCCGCAATGTTAGATATAAAGTTGGACCTGATCAAGGCTCACAGCACTCCATCGCCTCAAGAGATTcacaaaatcaatcaaatctGTTTGAAAGCAATAAAACACTTCGAATCATTCGAACGGTCACACATGAATAAGGAAAAAACAGAACTTATGCCAAATCTCACACCGGATGAGGCTCTGGGGGTGATATATGCCTACTTCTACATCGGACGCTTGTACTACAAAATTATCAATCCGGATCGAGCTCAAATGTTGGCCAACATAAGAAAtagtttgaaatattataaaatgttcATCGCTGAATGTGAAGAGCGGGAAGAAGCGGCTAAGGCTTTGAAAGCTGAGATCGGTGTTTGCAAGGAAATGGTCAGTTTGTTGCCTTTGAAGATAAACAGTTTGTGCAAAGAACTCAATGTTCCAgtttaa